One Pichia kudriavzevii chromosome 3, complete sequence genomic window carries:
- a CDS encoding uncharacterized protein (PKUD0C03870; similar to Saccharomyces cerevisiae YMR014W (BUD22); ancestral locus Anc_2.561), which yields MKENTLFKLDLLQAHYLQKPARFGVTKQMLRSEKYQSKKSSERENSKRVEKSKHKLLQLSREEAFNLIKQFQNEAFDKKVHFLQTDLHRVIFRVLKKERQRLANKLDLEEDGNKDEEKGKAKTLIDKIDSLLAKDSSLLSTNIKHKIFKVILKAFPDKVNLKESKFEGLSEPNIEFLKTMKETNPYLTNGDQLNNLLSNVYSDKAVKESLNKINTLELVWGPKKDNRENKSDMEGFEDENSEYEEVSDEDSKSDGEEKRVSKELQQADIEAIYDNYKDGLVASSDEEQEGEGDDVPYLDPNVNYNEITDEEPSEEEIDVDIDDDEEVENGDADAGDRNQKSLKKRDNEPIEEDDFFSPHEPQSKKQKNTNEGLGLKDIQLPKLATGYYSGGESDEDTRDSLVDEITAPRKNRRGQRARQKIWEKKYGSKAKHVQKEHERSKSERERLRIEYEQRAAKRAEKQKIRDMKERELQEKKVQQTEKKQTLHPSWEAKLKQKESLNAKFSGKKITFD from the coding sequence ATGAAGGAAAACACGCTGTTCAAATTGGACCTTTTGCAGGCCCACTATTTACAAAAACCTGCGAGGTTTGGTGTTACCAAACAAATGTTAAGATCTGAGAAATACCAGTCTAAGAAATCAAGTGAGAGAGAAAACTCTAAACGGGTTGAAAAAAGTAAGCATAAACTGCTCCAACTTTCCAGAGAGGAGGCGTTTAATCTTATaaaacaatttcaaaatgaagcTTTTGACAAAAAAGTCCACTTCCTTCAAACTGATCTGCACAGGGTGATTTTCCGAGtcttgaagaaggaaagacAGAGGTTGGCCAATAAGTTGGATTTGGAGGAGGATGGAAATAAGGATGAGGAGAAGGGAAAGGCCAAGACGCTCATAGACAAGATCGATTCACTATTGGCGAAAGACTCCTCTCTTTTGAGTACGAATATCAAGCATAAAATATTCAAGGTCATCTTGAAGGCATTTCCGGATAAAGTCAATCTTAAAGAAAgtaaatttgaaggattgTCTGAACCTAATATAGAATTTCTGAAAACTATGAAGGAAACCAACCCATATCTAACTAATGGAGACCAGCTGAACAATTTATTGTCTAATGTGTATTCCGATAAGGCAGTTAAGGAGTCACtgaacaaaataaacacGTTGGAATTAGTATGGGGTCCAAAGAAGGACaatagagaaaacaaatcaGATATGGaaggttttgaagatgagaaTAGTGAGTATGAAGAGGTTAGTGATGAAGATAGCAAAAGCGATGGGGAGGAAAAAAGGGTGAGTAAAGAATTACAACAGGCGGATATTGAGGCCATTTATGATAATTACAAAGATGGGCTTGTTGCCTCCTCTGACgaagaacaagaaggagaaggtgACGATGTTCCTTACTTAGATCCCAATGTTAACTACAATGAAATTACAGATGAAGAGCCCAGCGAAGAGGAGATTGACGTCgacattgatgatgatgaagaagtagAAAATGGAGATGCTGATGCTGGTGATCGTAATCAgaagagtttgaagaaaagggACAATGAGCCGATcgaagaagatgattttttctctcctcACGAACCACAAAgtaaaaagcaaaagaacACAAATGAAGGACTTGGTTTGAAAGATATCCAACTGCCAAAACTTGCGACTGGATATTACTCGGGAGGAGAAAGCGATGAAGACACCCGGGATTCCCTAGTAGATGAGATCACTGCTCCACGTAAGAATCGTCGTGGCCAACGAGCTAGACAGAAGATTTGGGAGAAGAAGTACGGCTCAAAGGCCAAACACGTTCAGAAGGAGCACGAAAGGTCGAAAtcagaaagagaaagacTAAGGATTGAATACGAGCAGCGTGCTGCAAAGAGAGCTGAGAAGCAAAAGATACGGGATATGAAGGAACGTGAATTACAAGAGAAGAAGGTGCAACAAACCGAGAAAAAGCAAACATTACATCCTTCTTGGGAGGCAAAACTGAAGCAGAAGGAATCATTGAATGCCAAATTTTCAGGTAAGAAGATCACATTTGATTGA